One Primulina eburnea isolate SZY01 chromosome 4, ASM2296580v1, whole genome shotgun sequence genomic window, acacacacacacacacacacacacatatatatatatatatatatatatatatatatatatatatatataatcaaatttTGTGAAATAATTTTGTGGGCTCATCTTatatttgtaattaattaaaaaaaattggtgaaTGATGCATTTTGAGTTCTTTGTAAAAAAGGGCTGAGCTTGAGAGAAGAGAGGAGGTTTATGATGTGATCATAGGAGACTTGGCGGATCCAATCGAAGGCGGTCCATGTTACCAGCTCTACACCAAATCCTTCTACGAATTCGTCATCAAACCAAGGCTTAGTAAGGGTGGCATTTTCGTCACACAGGTGCGAGCGTGGGCATGAGCATGTCGATTCGAGTATTCGACGATTTATCTATAGTAAGATAGCTTATAGTTTAGGATAAACTTGAATAATTTTTCTGCAGGCTGGACCAGCAGGAATTTTCAGCCACACAGAAGTATTTTCTTGCATCTTCAACACTTTGAGCAGAGTTTTCAAATGTGAGTGAAATGGGATTTTAAATTTCTTGATCGTTATTAATTAGTTTCCTAAACATTTCATTTTcacattaaataatttatttatttaattttcagaTGTTGTACCTTACTCAGCCCATATTCCTTCCTATGCTGATACTTGGGGATGGGTCATGGTACCATCAATTTTGGCTCTTATTTTATCTCTATATAATGCCTTTATGCCATGCATGAGTACTCTATTTAATTCTTGATGAtatggaagaaaaaaaaaagtcatgattaaattacTAAACACGCAggcatctgaatatccattcACCCTAACTGCTGATGAATTAGACCTCAGAATCAAGCAGAGAATTCAAGGGGAGTATCGATATCTCGATGGAAAAACGTTTATTTCATCCTCTACCTTGAGCAAAGCTGTCCGAAAATCGTGAGTACTATCCGTTTTCTCTCGTAGCGTCATGTTTCAATCGATCCAAGGGTTTTGAAATGAAGTTGAAATACTTTCATTAGTTGATCGGAATCATTTTTGCTAATTTGGCTAAATTTATTTCGAGATCCATGTGACATGTATTCGATCTTATATATCTACGACAGGCTAGACAATGAGACTCATGTCTACACAGAAGGAAATGCGAGGTTTATTTATGGGCATGGGAAACAACAGTGAAGTTCACGAAAACTCGAACTAGAACtcgaaaaagaagaagaagaagatgatggTTGTTTTATTACTCTACTTTTCTTGTTGCTTATGTGCTTACTTTAAAGAGGAGATG contains:
- the LOC140829708 gene encoding thermospermine synthase ACAULIS5-like, with amino-acid sequence MGDFSVSNGLSNEGCMNVNGNAMRKSCWYEEEIEENLRWCFALKSILHTGASQYQDIQLLDTKPFGKALVLDGKLQSAEIDEFIYHESLVHPPLLHHTNPKTIFIMGGGEGSTAREILRHKTVEKVIMCDIDQEVVNFCKSYLVVNKEAFYDPRLELVINDARAELERREEVYDVIIGDLADPIEGGPCYQLYTKSFYEFVIKPRLSKGGIFVTQAGPAGIFSHTEVFSCIFNTLSRVFKYVVPYSAHIPSYADTWGWVMASEYPFTLTADELDLRIKQRIQGEYRYLDGKTFISSSTLSKAVRKSLDNETHVYTEGNARFIYGHGKQQ